From a single Saimiri boliviensis isolate mSaiBol1 chromosome 7, mSaiBol1.pri, whole genome shotgun sequence genomic region:
- the TARBP2 gene encoding RISC-loading complex subunit TARBP2 isoform X1 codes for MSEEEQGSGTTTGCGLPSIEQMLAANPGKTPISLLQEYGTRIGKTPVYDLLKAEGQAHQPNFTFRVTVGDTSCTGQGPSKKAAKHKAAEVALKHLKGGSMLEPALEDSSSFSPLDSSLPEDVPVFTAAAAATPVPSVVLTRSPPMEMQPPVSPQQSECNPVGALQELVVQKGWRLPEYTVTQESGPAHRKEFTMTCRVERFIEIGSGTSKKLAKRNAAAKMLLRVHTVPLDARDGNEVEPDDDHFSIGVGSRLDGLRNRGPGCTWDSLRNSVGEKILSLRSCSLGSLGALGPACCRVLTELSEEQAFHVSYLDIEELSLSGLCQCLVELSTQPATVCHGSATTREAARGEAARRALQYLKIMAGSK; via the exons TATAGAGCAAATGCTGGCCGCCAACCCAGGCAAGACCCCGATCAGCCTTCTGCAGGAGTATGGGACCAGAATAGGGAAGACGCCTGTGTACGACCTTCTCAAAGCCGAGGGCCAAGCCCACCAGCCTAATTTCACCTTCCGGGTCACCGTTGGCGACACCAGCTGCACTG GTCAGGGCcccagcaagaaggcagccaagCACAAGGCAGCCGAGGTGGCCCTCAAACACCTCAAAGGGGGGAGCATGCTGGAGCCGGCCCTGGAGGACAGCAG TTCTTTTTCTCCCCTAGACTCTTCACTGCCTGAGGACGTTCCGGTTTTTACTGCTGCAGCAGCTGCTACCCCAGTTCCATCTGTGGTCCTAACCAG GAGCCCCCCCATGGAAATGCAGCCCCCCGTCTCCCCTCAGCAGTCTGAATGCAACCCCGTTGGTGCTCTACAG GAGCTGGTGGTGCAGAAAGGCTGGCGGTTGCCGGAGTACACAGTGACCCAGGAGTCGGGGCCAGCCCACCGCAAAGAATTCACCATGACCTGCCGAGTGGAGCGTTTCATCGAGATTG GGAGTGGCACTTCCAAAAAATTGGCAAAGCGGAATGCGGCGGCCAAAATGCTGCTTCGAGTGCATACGGTTCCTCTGGATGCCCGGGATGGTAATGAGGTGGAGCCTGATGATGACCACTTCTCCATC GGTGTGGGCTCCCGCCTGGATGGTCTTCGGAACCGGGGCCCAGGTTGCACCTGGGATTCTCTACGAAATTCAGTGGGAGAGAAGATTCTGTCCCTCCGCAGTTGCTCCCTGGGCTCCCTGGGTGCCCTGGGCCCTGCCTGCTGCCGTGTTCTCACTGAGCTCTCTGAGGAGCAGGCCTTCCATGTCAGCTACCTGGATATTG AGGAGCTGAGCCTGAGTGGACTCTGCCAGTGCCTGGTGGAACTGTCCACCCAGCCGGCCACTGTATGTCATGGCTCAGCAACCACCAGGGAGGCAGCCCGTGGAGAGGCTGCCCGCCGTGCCCTGCAGTACCTCAAGATCATGGCGGGCAGCAAGTGA
- the TARBP2 gene encoding RISC-loading complex subunit TARBP2 isoform X2, translating to MLAANPGKTPISLLQEYGTRIGKTPVYDLLKAEGQAHQPNFTFRVTVGDTSCTGQGPSKKAAKHKAAEVALKHLKGGSMLEPALEDSSSFSPLDSSLPEDVPVFTAAAAATPVPSVVLTRSPPMEMQPPVSPQQSECNPVGALQELVVQKGWRLPEYTVTQESGPAHRKEFTMTCRVERFIEIGSGTSKKLAKRNAAAKMLLRVHTVPLDARDGNEVEPDDDHFSIGVGSRLDGLRNRGPGCTWDSLRNSVGEKILSLRSCSLGSLGALGPACCRVLTELSEEQAFHVSYLDIEELSLSGLCQCLVELSTQPATVCHGSATTREAARGEAARRALQYLKIMAGSK from the exons ATGCTGGCCGCCAACCCAGGCAAGACCCCGATCAGCCTTCTGCAGGAGTATGGGACCAGAATAGGGAAGACGCCTGTGTACGACCTTCTCAAAGCCGAGGGCCAAGCCCACCAGCCTAATTTCACCTTCCGGGTCACCGTTGGCGACACCAGCTGCACTG GTCAGGGCcccagcaagaaggcagccaagCACAAGGCAGCCGAGGTGGCCCTCAAACACCTCAAAGGGGGGAGCATGCTGGAGCCGGCCCTGGAGGACAGCAG TTCTTTTTCTCCCCTAGACTCTTCACTGCCTGAGGACGTTCCGGTTTTTACTGCTGCAGCAGCTGCTACCCCAGTTCCATCTGTGGTCCTAACCAG GAGCCCCCCCATGGAAATGCAGCCCCCCGTCTCCCCTCAGCAGTCTGAATGCAACCCCGTTGGTGCTCTACAG GAGCTGGTGGTGCAGAAAGGCTGGCGGTTGCCGGAGTACACAGTGACCCAGGAGTCGGGGCCAGCCCACCGCAAAGAATTCACCATGACCTGCCGAGTGGAGCGTTTCATCGAGATTG GGAGTGGCACTTCCAAAAAATTGGCAAAGCGGAATGCGGCGGCCAAAATGCTGCTTCGAGTGCATACGGTTCCTCTGGATGCCCGGGATGGTAATGAGGTGGAGCCTGATGATGACCACTTCTCCATC GGTGTGGGCTCCCGCCTGGATGGTCTTCGGAACCGGGGCCCAGGTTGCACCTGGGATTCTCTACGAAATTCAGTGGGAGAGAAGATTCTGTCCCTCCGCAGTTGCTCCCTGGGCTCCCTGGGTGCCCTGGGCCCTGCCTGCTGCCGTGTTCTCACTGAGCTCTCTGAGGAGCAGGCCTTCCATGTCAGCTACCTGGATATTG AGGAGCTGAGCCTGAGTGGACTCTGCCAGTGCCTGGTGGAACTGTCCACCCAGCCGGCCACTGTATGTCATGGCTCAGCAACCACCAGGGAGGCAGCCCGTGGAGAGGCTGCCCGCCGTGCCCTGCAGTACCTCAAGATCATGGCGGGCAGCAAGTGA
- the NPFF gene encoding pro-FMRFamide-related neuropeptide FF encodes MDSRQAAALLVLVLLLLIDPGCAEGPGGRQEDQLSQEEDSGPRLPQDAQSPGSLLRSLLQAMERPGRSQAFLFQPQRFGRNTRGSWSNQRLSPRAGEGLHSQFWSLAVPQRFGKK; translated from the exons ATGGATTCTAGGCAGGCTGCTGCGctgctggtgctggtgctgctgctgctaatAGATCCCGGCTGTGCTGAAGGGCCAGGAGGCCGTCAGGAAGACCAGCTCTCACAG GAGGAAGACAGTGGACCCCGCCTACCACAGGATGCCCAGAGCCCTGGGTCACTCTTGCGTTCCCTGCTCCAGGCAATGGAGAGACCTGGCCGGAGCCAAGCCTTCCTGTTTCAGCCCCAGAG ATTTGGCAGAAATACCCGGGGATCCTGGAGCAATCAACGGCTGAGTCCTCGGGCTGGAGAGGGGCTGCATTCCCAGTTCTGGAGCCTGGCTGTCCCTCAACGCTTTGGGAAGAAGTGA